CCACGGGCATGCCGGCCGGCGTGCGGCGCGGATCGAGTGCACTGGCCGCGGTGAGAATCTTCGCCGCATCGGCGGTGCGGATGCCCGCGCGCTCGAGGAGGCCGGAGAGGGTTTCACCCGCGTGCAGGGTGTCGTCGCGAACGGTGATGCCCGAATCACTTGCGTTAGGCAGCGACCGGGGCGCCGAGGCCCTGGTGTCGGGGCGAACGGGCGTCGCGGCCGGTGCGAGACGCGACCAGTGTGGCCAGCCGATGCACACCACGACCACACCCAGCGCCACGATCGCCGCCGTCGTCCACGCGCGCGGCGACGGGCGCTTCAATCCATCTGCCTCCGGATGAACGTCGGAATCTCCATGTCACTGAGATCCTGCGACGTCTTGTCCGACGGCGCACCCGGTTGCGACGCCCGGCGCTCGGCCGGCGGCGCCGCGCGCGGTGGCACCACGGGCTGCTGGCGCTGGCGCTGCGCCGGGAACGGCAGCACCGGCGTCGTCGGCATCATCGCGGCGCGCGACGACGGTTCCATGACGGAGCCCGTCTGCAACGCGCGATCGAAGCCGGTCGCGATGACGGTGACGCGAATCTCACCCTGCATCGCCGGCTCGTTCACGGCGCCGAAAATGATTTCGGCGTCGTCGCCCACCGAGTCGTGCACGATCTCGTTGATCTGGTGGACTTCGCCTAACGTGAGGTCGTTGCCGCCGGTGATGTTGATCAGCACGCCCGTCGCGCCGCCCACGGAGATGTTGTCGAGCAGCGGCGACGAGATCGCCTGCTGCGCGGCCTCGATCGCCCGGTTGTCGCCGCGGCCGATGCCGGTGCCCATGAGCGCCGAGCCGCCGCTCTGCATCACGGTCCGCACGTCGGCGAAGTCGACGTTCACCAGCCCGGTGACGCTGATGAGGCTCGAGATCCCCTGCGTGGCGTGCAGCAGCACTTCGTCGGCCTTCTTGAGCGCGTCGCCGAAGGGAATGTTCTTGGCCACCACCGCCAGCAGCCGCTCGTTAGGCACGACGATCATCGTGTCCACGTGCTTGCGCATCTCGGAGATGCCCGCGTCCGCCTGCCGCATGCGCTTCCGTCCCTCGAACAGGAACGGCTTGGTGACGATGCCCACCGTGAGCGCCCCCGCCTCGCGCGCCATCTCGCATACGATCGGCGCCGCCCCGGTCCCCGTCCCGCCGCCCATGCCGCACGTCACGAACACGAGATCGGCGTTGGTCATCGCCCGCGCCACCTCGTCCCGGTTTTCCTCGATGGCCTGCCGTCCAATCTCCGGACGCGCCCCCGCCCCCAGACCCCTCGTCAGCTTCTTCCCGATCTGAATCTTGACGTCTGACTTCGAGTTCAGCAGGGCCTGCGCGTCCGTGTTGACGGAGATGAACTCGACCCCTTCGAGATGCTCCTCGATCATTCGATTGACCGCATTGCCGCCGCCACCTCCGACGCCGACCACCTTCATCCGGGCGTTCTGTGAGGTGCTCTCCTCGAACTCGAAGATCATTGCGGGGGGAACTCCTAATGAGTGACGAGAGAGGGGGACCTAAGTTCGGACGGAATATAATGCTTTCGCTTCCGAAACGCGCCAGAGACCAAGGGGCAGTAGAGGTACAGTTTGGTCCGGTACCCCGATGAGACTCGTTGCAGGCCGGAGGGACAGAGTGCTACGCTCATGAAAACGCGACCCTCGTACGAGAGCGCGCTTGCGCGATCAAAAAAAGTCCTGCAACCAGGTCTTCACTCTCTGCGCCAGCCGGTCCATGCCAGGCGCGGACACACCGCGTCTGCGCCCCGACGCCGCCCCCGGAACGCCGAGCGCCAGTCGCTGACCGCCATACAACGCCAGTCCAACCACCGTCGCGAACCGCGGCGACTCGACCGCGTCGCTCAAACCGCCGACGCTTGCCGCGGGTGAGCCCACGCGAACGCCCGTGCCGAAGACGTCAGCCGCCAGCTCGGCTGCGCCCGGAATGGCAGAGGCTCCGCCCGTAAGCACCACTCCGGCACTCAAGCGTCCCGCGAAGCCCGCGCCCGTGATTTCGCGATTCACCATCTCGAAGATTTCATCCATCCGCTGATGGATGATGTGTGCGAGCAATTCGCGCGGAATCTGGCGCTCGCCCTGCGCGACGGTGCTCGGCAGCTGAATCACCTCGTGTGAATCCTTCATCATCGGCTCGTACGCGCAGCCGTAACTCTCCTTGAGCCGTTCCGCATCAGCTTGCGTGACGCCGAGTCCGTGCACGAGATCGCTCGTCACGTTATTGCCGCCAAACCCGACGGTGCCGAGGAATCGGATCTTGCCTTCGTGGAACACGGCGAGATCGGTTGTGCCCGCGCCCATTTCGACGAGCGCCACACCGAGCTCTTTCTCGTCGTCGGTGAGCACGCTCAACGCGCTGGCCAGCGGTTCGAGCACCAGCTCCCGCACGTGATAGCCCGCCCGCTCGACCGCCCGACGAAGATTCGTGGCCGGCGACGCACCGATCGTCACCAGGTACATCTCCGTCTCGAGACGCATGCCGACCATTCCGATCGGATCGCGAATGCCGTGATTCTTGTCCACGCGGTATTCCTGCGGGATCGCGTGGAGCAGCTCGCGGTCGGCGGGAATCGCTTGCGTCCGCGCCACCTCGTTCGCGCGTTCGACGTCGGCGCGCGTCACGTCGTCGCCATTGACAGCGACCACACCGGAACTGGTCATCGCTTGCACGTGCTCGCCGGCAATGCCGGCATACACGTGCTCCACCGTCACGCCTGCCATGCGCTCGGCGTCCTGCATGGCTTTGGTGATCGAACGCGTGGTCTCTTCGATGTCGGCCACGACGCCGCGGCGCATCCCCGACGTTCGCGCCTGTCCGACGCCCAGCACTTTCAGATTCGGGTGCTTCGGAAAGTCGCCCACCACCTCCGCGATGATCGCGGTGGTGCGCGAGGTACCGATATCGAGCCCGGCAACGAGGCGTTCGGGATTCATTGCAGCCTGGCGATGACTTGATCTCTGAATCGAAGATCGAGCTCCGCGACGCGCGCATGACGCCGCGCGAGGTCGGCCTCGACAGGAATCACATCCGCGAGCCGATCTGCGCTCACGCCAACCAATGCTCGCACCATGACCGAAGGAAGTGCCACGTCCAACTCATCGCCACCCGGCCGTGCGCTGTGCCGCACCGAACTGATCTGTGCAAACAGTCGCGGCTCGTGCGCCTTCACGTCGGCCAACAGCGCGAGCACCGACGGGTCCGGGGACTCGACCACCGGCAGATCAATGTTGGTTCGACTTGGATCGATGGGCAACGCGTGACCGACTGCGTCCACCACACGAATCGCGCTTAAAGACGCACCTTTGCCTGGTGGTCCTGAAGTCTCGACGAGTGCGACGGGCGCGTTCTCAACCAACCGCACGACAAGAGTTCCGGGAAGCTTACGCTCGATCACAACGCTGCGCACCTGTGGGTCGCGTGCCACACGACGCTCGACCGGCGTGAGATTCATCCAGATCGACATCGTCGTGTCGACGTGCATACGCCCGATGATGCGCGACGGTTGCGCGTACACCGCGCCGTAGATCTCGACTTGTCGCACGTGAAAATAACCGAGCTGCGACAAGACGAGTGGTCCCCACCACGGTGCGGCGACGATCGCCGCGAGCGCCGCCGCGCCGGCGGGAATGCGCCATCCGATATTGCGCAGTCGCTCGAGGTATGCCGTCATGCGACTCACGCGGCTGCGGCCAGACGGTCGAGGAGCTCTCGCCCCGTGCGCGTGATGTCGCCGGCGCCGAGCGTGAGGACGACGTCGCCTGCGGCCACGTTCTGGGCGAGCGCGGCGGCGAGATCGGACCGCGCACCCTGCCATGCGAGCGCGCCGCCGGCCGCGCGCGCGGCGTCCGCAATCAGGTTCGCGCTCACGCCCGGGATGGGTTGCTCGCGCGCCGGATAGATGTCGGTGAGAAAGATCGCATCGGCGGTGGCTAACGCAGCGCCGAAGTCGGCGGCGAAGTCGCGCGTGCGGGTGAAGAGGTGCGGTTGAAACGCCGCCACGAGACGCCGGCCCGGGAAGGCGTGGCGCGCCGCGGCGAGGGTGGCGCGGATCTCGGTCGGGTGGTGGGCATAGTCGTCCACCACCGTCACCCCGCGCGCGTCGCCTAACCGTTGGAAGCGGCGTTCGACGCCGCCGAAGGCGGCAAGCCCGGGCGCCATGGCCGGCACGGTCGCGCCCACGGCGATTCCGGCGGCGAGCGCGGCGAGCGCATTCAACACGTTGTGGCGGCCCGGCACGCCCAGCGCCACTTCGCCTAACGAGCGGCCATCCGCGACCACCGTGAACGCCGAGCCATCGGCCGCGAGCCGCAGGTCTCGCACGGCGAGCTTTGCGTTAGGCGACGAGATGCCGTAACGCACCACCGCGGCGGCGCGCGGGACCTCGAGCGCGTCCGCACCCGGGTCGTCGGAGCAGAGCACGATCGTCGCGGCCCCGCGCACGAACGTCGCGAACGCGTGGCGAATGTCCGCGAGGTCGGCGTAGATGTCGAGGTGGTCGGCCTCGAGGTTCGTCACCACCGCCACCGTCGGTGCGAGCGCCAGAAATGAGCGATCGTATTCGTCGGCTTCCACCACGAACACCCGATCCCCGCCGAAGCGAAGATTCCCGCCCCACGACGGCACGCGTCCGCCGATCACACCTGTGGGTTCGAGGCCCGCCGACGCCAACGCTTCCGTGGTCATGACGCTCGTGGTCGTCTTGCCGTGCGTGCCGGCAACTGCAATGAGCTGCCCGCCGTCCGTGGACACCGCCTGCGCCAGCGCCTCGGCGCGGCGTATGACCGGCACGCCGATCGCGCGCGCCGCTTCCACTTCCGGATGCGATGGCCGAACGGCCGACGTGACGACGAGCGCGCGGATGCCCGCGACGTGCGATGGGTCGTGACCGGCCGCAACAGGGACGCCGAGTTGTGCGAGATCGGGCGCGCCGGCGGGATTTGCGTCACAGCCGGTGACTCGTGCGCCCCGCCGAACGAGCAGCTCGGCGAGAGCGCTCATACCGGCGCCGGCGGCGCCCATGAAATGGACTGGGCGGGGATCGGAAGGATCGATGAGGGACATCGACGAGCGGCAATCTAGGCCGCACCTGCCCGGCGCTCAAGTGCGACGATGCTTTAAATCAATGCCGGTAAGTCGCGGCCCCGGTGACAGTTTGGTTGTTGCCATGCGCGCCGCGCCGGCCGACTCCGCCCGTTGGCCCTGTCGAGCGCGGACCCGCCCAGGCTCCGTGACGATGACCGATGTGACCGTAACCCCGATGGCAATTTTGCGCTGTCCGCGCAACGCTGCGCCGTGGCGGGCGAACCATGCCCCCCGGCAGCCGGTAAGCGGGGAGCGCAGCCGCCACCGCCAAGCGTCCGCAAATCCATACGGGACAGAGGGCTAGCGAGCCGCTTGCGACGCTCGGGCGGCGGGAGGTGTCGCCGTCCGCAGGGCATGATTGATGACCCTGCCACCGGCATGCGACCAACTCCTGCCGATTCAGTCATCTTCCGGCGCCTCGAAACCGGTGCCGTTTTGTATGACAGCGCCGCCGAAGTGTACTACGGCCTCAACTATGTCGGGGCGACGATCTGGGAGCTGCTCGAATGCGCGGCGCCCCAATCGGACACATTCGTCGATCGCCTCCGCGCGACGTATCCCGATGCTGACGCGGCGCTGCTCCGCGCCGATTGTGATGCCCTCGTTGCATCGTTGGTCGGATACGGGCTGTTGGTCGAAAGGTCGGCGGCGTGACGGCCATTCTCGGCATCGCCGGCCCGCTCGCTCGTTCCACCGAACCCCGGGTCGCGCGGTCGATGCTCGGCGCGATGGCGCACCGCGGCGCCGACCGCGCCGCGTGGCGCGCCTCCGGTGGCGCACTGTTAGGCACGTCGCGGCACCCCTGGGAGATCGCTACCACCGGCGGTGACGGCGAGCTTCCGGCGTTGGACGGGGATGTCGTGGTTGTCGCCGACGCGACGCTCTACTACACGGCGGATTTGCAGCGCGCACTGCGCGCCCGCGGCGTTCGGGCGACGGGCGCCACGCCCTGCGAGCTGATTCTGGCCGCGTATCGCGCCTGGGGCGCGGATTGCGCGGCGTACCTCGAGGGCGACTTTGCTTTCGTGCTGTGGGATGCTGCAACGCAGACGCTCGTCGCGGCGCGGGACTTCGGCGCCAAGCGGCCGCTCCACTTCGCGCAGTTAGGCGGATCGATTCTGCTCGCCTCGACCATCGACGCCGTGCGCGCCCACCGTGCCTGCCCGTCGGTGCTCGACGCCGCCGTCGTTGCCGAGGAGGCCGGAGCGCTCTCGGGATCGAGCACGGACACCGTTTGGCGCGCCGTGAAGCGGATTCCGCCGGGGCACCACCTGGTGTGGCGCGCGAGCGACCCGCGTCATACCAGGCTCGAACCGCATTGGCAGCCGCCACAATTTCAGGATCGGGCGCGCGCATCCGATGGAGCCGACGAGCTCCTCGAGCTGCTGAGCGACGCGGTGGCTGAACGCATGGCCACCGGCGCGCCGACGGCGGTCGCACTCAGCGGTGGCTGGGATTCGCCGGCTGTCTTTGCCGCGGGTGCCCGGATCCTCGAGCGCGCGCCGGGACGCGGCTCGCTCCAGCCCATCTCGGTCAGCTTCCCGCCGGGCGACCCCGGCCGGGAAGATGAGCTCATCGAGTCCATCGTTAGGCACTGGAAGACGACCACGGCGTGGTTGGCCGCGGCCGACATCCCGGCACTGGGCGACATGGCCCACCGCGCCGCACTGCGCGAGGAGCCGTTCCCGCATCCATTCGAGCCGATGAACCGCGCCATCGCGCGCGCCGCCGTCGGGCGCGGCGCGAGCGTGCTGTTGGACGGCAACGGCGGCGATCAGCTGTTCGAGACGTCGAGCATCTATCTGGCCGATCTCGCACGGCGCGGCCGCTGGTCGGAGCTGGGCCGCGAATGGCGAGCCCGCGGCGCCGGCGCCCGGGCCCTGATTCGCGATGCGCTGCTACCGGCGCTGCCTAACGCCGTGCTCCGCGGCCTCGACCGGATGAGCGGAGGCCGGACCGCGCTCGGCGACCCGTTGTCGCGGCGGCCGCCGGGCTGGATGCGCGCCGACTTCATCCGGGCGCACGGCCTCGACGCGCGCGAACTCGAACGCGCACCGTCGCGCAGCGGCCGAAGCCTGGCCGCGACCGAATCGGCGTGGCAGCTCACGCGCCCCGTGCTCGGCCGTATGGCGTCGGCGCTGGCGTCGTTCACACTCGCCGAGGGCGCCGAGCACCGGTCGCCGCTCTACGACGGCCGGATCATCCGCTTCGCCGCGACGCGGCCCGTCGCGGAACGTCGCAGCGGCCGCGAGACGAAACGACTATTGCGCCGCGCGATGACCGGGCTTTTGCCTAACGAGATCCTGGCGCCGCGGCCGGCGCGCACCGGAGTTCCGATCGAATACCTGGTCACCGCGATCCGGGTCGTGCTCCCGCAGTGGCGGGAACGCGCCGGCCGCGAATCGATGCTCGCCGAGCTCGGGATCATCGACCCGGTGCAGTTAGGCGCGGCGTACGACCGGTGCCTCGGCGGCAGCGCCGCCTCCCACACCGTGGCGCTCTACCTGGCGCTCGAAACGGAGCTCTGGCTCCAGGCGCGCGCCCGCGGCGTGCGCGGAGACGATGGCAGTATCGATGCGGCCGCGAGGGCCGCCTCGCGAGCGGGTCACGAATGGCCCGACAACCTTGTCGCACGGGAGGAGATGGATGTACGAGACTCCGAAGGTGGAGCGGTTCGGCACTCTGCGTGAATTGACGCAGGGCAAGTCCGACCCCGGTTTCGACCTGGCCGCCGGTCTGGGCCAGGACAACGTGGAGCCTGGCTGCACTGCGCACGCCGCACCGGGCTCGGCAGCCGCTTGTATCAGCGGCCGGTCGTGAGGCACGACGCCGGGAGACTCGGACCAGTGAGTCTTCCCGCCGTCGGGCGCGTGCCATGAACCTGTTTTCGATTTACGGTGGCTGTCTTCAGTCGGACATCCCGTTTCCCGGCCTCTCTGCGGGAAGCGGGTGCCCGACGTGGCGGCTCGTGCGCATGGATGGCGATGCGCCGAGCGTCACGCTCTCCCCGTTAGGCGAAGACCACGTCGACGCGGGCGTGTCGGTACGCTTGTCGCGGCACGCGCGCGGTCTTCGACTCACCTACGACGATACCGGGTCGTTTGACCTGGAGGCCGGCGGTGCGCGCATCGCATGGTATCCAGGCGCCGCGGCAGCCCTCGAGGCGGCACGGCTCGACGTGCTCGGCCGCGTATTGCCGGTGGCCCTGCACGAGGCGGGCATGCTGTGCCTGCACGGCAGCGCCGTCGAGATCCATGGGTCGGCGGTTGCCTTCGTCGCCCCCAAGTTCCACGGAAAGTCGACGCTGGCGCGTGCGGTGGCCACTGCCGGCGGACGGGTGATGAGCGACGACGTCGTTGCCGTAGACCCGGGGCCGTTGCCGCTCGTTAGGCCGGGGGTCGCGAGCGTGCGCCTCTGGCGCGACGCGGCCGAGCACGTGGGTGATGTCTCGTGTACCGCGGCAGATGCGTATGGGAAATACATCGTGCGCGACGCGGCGCACGCGACCTCGCACGAGACGCCGGCTCGACTCGACGCGATCTACCTGTTGACGCCCGTCACGGCCGGGGCCGACCACGCGGCATCACGCCGTCTCCTCGATCCGCTGAGCGCCACGATGGCGCTGCTTCCGCACAACCGCCTTGCGCCGCTGCTCGGTGGCGCGGAGGCCGCCGTGGTCCTCGATCGCGTCACCCGCCTGCTGCGGCACACGCCGGTCTATGCGCTGAGCGTCGTACGCGACTTCGATCGGCTCGACGATGCGGCGTGCGCGATCCGTGACTGGCACGGCTCCTCTGCCACGCTGGCCCGGCACACGGCATGACGGCGCTCGCCGCTCCGCTCGCCGCGCGCCCGTCGCTCGCGCCGACGCCGATCGTTCGCCTAACGCCGGACGCGGTGGTGCAGGTGCACGGGCTCACCAAACGCTTTGCGATCCGCCGCGGCTGGATCGAGACGCCGCTGCGCCGGCGCGCGGGCGCGTACGCGACGGCGCTCGACGAGGTGACGCTCGATGTGCGGCGGGGCGAGCTGTTCGGGCTGCTCGGGCCTAACGGAGCCGGCAAGACGACGCTGTTCAAGGTGCTCTCGACGCTCATCACGCCGGATGCCGGCGACGTCGTCATCGACGGCTGCCACGTCGTACGCGACGCGGCTCGCGTCCGCCGCCTGCTGGCACCGGCGATCCCTGAGGAACGGAGCTTGAGCTGGCGCCTGACCGCCCGGCAGAATCTCGATGTGTTCGCCTCGCTCCACGGGCTCACCGGCGCCGCAGCGCGCCGCGCGGTCGATGAAGTGCTCGCCGCGACCGAGCTGACGGACACCGGCACCAAGATGGTGGGCCAATTTTCCTCGGGCATGCGCCAGCGCCTGCTCATTGCGCGCGCGCTGCTCGGCCGGCCGTCCATTCTGCTGCTGGATGAGCCGACGCGCAGCCTGGATCCGATCTCCGCGCGACGCTTCCGCACGTTCCTGCGCGACGAGATCGTGCGCCGTCGTGGATGCACGGTGCTGCTCGCGACGCACCGGGCCGAGGAGGCGCTCGAGCTGTGCGACCGCGTGGCGGTGCTCGATCGCGGCCGCATCTCGGCTGTCGGCGCGCCCGATGTGCTCATGCGGGACATCGCCGGCGCGCGCTACCAGCTCCGCGTTCAGGACGCCGACCGCGGGGCGACGTGCGAGCTCGCGCGGAGGTCGCGCGACTCCGTACACATCATCGCGTACGACGCGCCGGACGCCGAGGGGTGGGTGGCGGTCCATCTGCAGGTCGCCGGCGGCTCCGCGGCAGCGGCGGCGTTCCTCGGTGCGTTAGGCGAAGGCGGGATCGCGGTCGCGTCGTTCGAGCGCGTGACGCTCGCGCTGGATGAACTCCTCGACCGTGTCGTGGCCCGCAGCGCCGGCGGGGTGCGCCGTGGATAGAATCCGCGCGCTGCTCAGGGCGAACTGGCAAGTCGGTTCGAGCTATCGCCTCGACATGGCGGCCTCGCTCGCGGGCCTGGTCGTCACGGTCGTCCCCGTCTACTTCGTCGCGCACGCGCTGCAGCCCATGATGGCGGCATCGATCTCGGCGCAGGGCGGCCAGTACTTCGGTTTCGTGCTGGTCGGCATGATCGCGTTCACGTTTCTGGGCGTGGCCGTGAGCGCGCTCCCCAAGGTCATTGGCGCCGGCATCGCGTCCGGCACGCTGGAGGCGTATCTGGCGACGCCGGCGCCGCTGCCCACCATTCTCGCCGGCCTCGTGTCCTACGAGCTGCTCTGGTCGGTGGCGCGCGCGTTCCTGGTGCTGGGCGCGGGGGCGGCGTTAGGCGCGCACGTCGCCTGGGACCGGTCGCTCCTCGCGTTGGGCGTGCTCGCGCTCATCGTGCTCGCACACCTGCCGTTCGGCATCTTCGCCGCGGCGCTCGTGTTGTGGTTCCGCACGACCGGCCCCCTGCCCAAGGGAATCCTCGCCGCATCGGGGCTCCTCGGCGGCGTCTATTATCCCACACAGGTGATTCCGGCGTGGCTGCACACGGTCTCGGCCGGACTGCCGCTCACGTACGGATTGCGCTCGCTGCGGCGCGTCTTGCTGGACGGCGCCTCGTTGGGCGCCGTCGCCGGCGATCTCGGTGTGCTGGCGGCATTCGCAGCGGTGTTGCTCGCGGCAAGCTTGTGGGTGTTCGCCCGCGCGCTCGGGGACGCCAGACGGGCCGGGACGCTGGCGCAGTACTGACCCGCACGCCTCACTGCCGGCCCGATGAACGCCGGCGTCCGGGCACTGGCCGCGTTGCCGACAATGCCGGTTCGTGCTAACTCTGTTGGTACAACCCACACGAGGCGTCCATGGCCCTGTCGCGTCAGTCAGGTTTGACCCGTTCGATCATCGCGCTCGGCGCGCTCCTCACGCTCATGGCATGTGGCGGGTCGTCGTCGCCCACGGCGCCGACACCTATCCTGCAACTGCCGCGCGCGCTCACCGTCAACGAGCAGCAGCTCATCGCGCAGTCCAACGGGTTCGCGTTCGCGCTGTTCCAGCAAGTGGCGGGCGAGGCGCCCGACTCCAACCTGTTCCTCTCCCCGCTCAGCGCGTCGATGGCGCTCGGCATGACGATGAACGGCGCCGAAGGCAGCACGCTCGACGCGATGCGATCGACGTTAGGCTTCTCGTCGATGTCCGTGTCCGACGCCGACACGGCGTATCAGAGCCTGATCTCGCTGCTGCGTGCGCTGGACCCGCACGTCGACTTCCAGATCGCCAACGCCATCTGGTATCGCCAGGGATTCAACGTCGAGGCGAACTTCCTGCAAACGGACAAGCAGTACTTCGACGCGACCGTGCAAGGACTGGACTTCGACAGTCCGTCGGCGGCCAAGACGATCAACGCGTGGGTGTCGACCAGCACGAAGGGCAAGATCGACGAGATCGTCGACGGCGTCATCGATCCAGGCACCATGATGTTCCTGACGAACGGGATGTACTTCAAGGGCGCCTGGCAGTACGACTTCGACGCAGGCAAGACGAGCAGCCAGCCGTTCCGCATGGCGGACGGGTCCTCGGCATCGGTGCCGATGATGGACCTCCCGACGGTCTCGGTGCGGTTCGCCGCGACGCCGGGCTACCAGGCGGTGGAGCTGCCCTACGGCGGCGGCGCGTACGTGATGGACGTGGTGTTGCCTAACGCTGGCACATCCCTCGACGCGGTGGTGGCCGAGCTCGCCGGCGGCGGGTGGCCCGCGCTGCTCGCGGATATGGGCAACGGCACGGGCGAGGTCGAGGTCCCGCGGTTCACCTTGACGTGGGGCGCGAGCCTCACCCAGCCGCTGACTGCGTTAGGCATGGGGATCGCCTTCGGCGACGATGCCGACTTCACCGGCATCGCCCCGGACACGGGCCTCACCATCACGAACGTCCGGCAACAAACATTCGTCGAGGTCAACGAACAAGGCACGACAGCCGCGGCCGCCACGAGCGTCGCCGTCGGCGTCAACTCGGCTGTGACTCCATTTGTCTTTCGGGCCGACCACCCGTTCCTGTTCGTGATCCGCGAGCGGCTGTCCGGGGCGATCCTGTTCATGGGAGAGTTGCAGCAGCCTGCGCCGTAGTCGACTGCCTCCGGGTCGATCGACGTACGAGGCAAGGCCGCCGACGCGCGCTCGGGAGCGAGTCCGGGCGCGCGTCAGCCTTGTCCACTCTCATACAAGCGGGCTCAGCAGAGGCACGCCGGACAGCACGTCAACAACACGTTTTGTGATTTCGCAAGCACGTTTTGTGATCGAAGTGCACTTTAGGGACATCTCGGTTGCGCGCGTCGTGCGACGAGCGAGGGGCGTCCGGATCGGCAATCCGCACCGGGCAAGGCCGGCGGATGCCTGAGCGAGGAGGCGGGTGTCGGGCATCTACGCTCATAGGGACGCGGACACAGCACGGGCACAACGGACACGGCACGGATCG
This genomic stretch from Gemmatimonadaceae bacterium harbors:
- a CDS encoding serpin family protein → MALSRQSGLTRSIIALGALLTLMACGGSSSPTAPTPILQLPRALTVNEQQLIAQSNGFAFALFQQVAGEAPDSNLFLSPLSASMALGMTMNGAEGSTLDAMRSTLGFSSMSVSDADTAYQSLISLLRALDPHVDFQIANAIWYRQGFNVEANFLQTDKQYFDATVQGLDFDSPSAAKTINAWVSTSTKGKIDEIVDGVIDPGTMMFLTNGMYFKGAWQYDFDAGKTSSQPFRMADGSSASVPMMDLPTVSVRFAATPGYQAVELPYGGGAYVMDVVLPNAGTSLDAVVAELAGGGWPALLADMGNGTGEVEVPRFTLTWGASLTQPLTALGMGIAFGDDADFTGIAPDTGLTITNVRQQTFVEVNEQGTTAAAATSVAVGVNSAVTPFVFRADHPFLFVIRERLSGAILFMGELQQPAP